The Pseudomonas sp. DG56-2 genome contains a region encoding:
- a CDS encoding type VI secretion system tip protein VgrG, whose amino-acid sequence MFASANTAQFELLIPSVRNDFKVLAFKGSEAISTLYALRIELVSEYPNIELESLLNQPAFLRLGLRGEGLHGFIDDVAVGESGKRLTHYQLTLVPALHYLQFSYNARIFQDMDVPQIVTQVLKDHGIQADAFTFNITQSPKRAYCTQYDESDFAFIQRLCSEDGIAWHHQHSVDGHQLVFSEDQTYFPRLGSTPYQQGSGLVADEPVVSQFCHRVRTRTSAVTRRDYDLQRPSRLLQSCASTEFRPALEDYRYPLLLETEKRGQQLTRQALERHRHDYNLAEGKSDQPTLRSGHFFTLSDHPREQHNDLWLLLSVTHEGKQPQVLEESISSNSQAADGFTQGYRNSFCAIPWDAIYRPARVQRPSVLVSQTARVTGPEGEEIHCDEYGRVKVEFHWDRAELNSDKSSCWLRVSSAWAGKGFGAMAIPRVGMEVLVTFLEGNPDHPLITGCVANKVTAVPYPLPANKTRTVLRSRSSPNSGGFNELSIEDRSGQEQIYLRAQRDMEQRIEHDSRLEVGNERRETIKGNSIAVLEAQDQRTVGADRKVELKANDYLQVAHSSHARIGQTLAIEAGQQAHLKAGAQLILDAGVGITLKVGGQHLVISPGGIFSSSPIQLGGAPAVGAAAAPVLPGMLEALPTPAALPLPTAPLYQQQSRAGKLLPSAGCQIDASGCCPIHATGKRA is encoded by the coding sequence ATGTTTGCGTCGGCCAATACCGCGCAGTTCGAACTACTCATCCCCTCGGTGCGCAACGACTTCAAGGTACTGGCGTTCAAGGGCAGCGAAGCCATCAGCACCCTCTACGCCCTGCGCATCGAACTGGTCAGCGAGTACCCCAACATCGAACTGGAAAGTTTGCTCAACCAGCCAGCCTTCCTGCGCTTGGGCTTACGCGGTGAAGGGCTTCACGGGTTCATCGACGATGTGGCAGTGGGCGAATCGGGAAAGCGCCTGACGCACTATCAACTGACCCTGGTGCCGGCGCTGCATTACTTGCAGTTCAGCTACAACGCACGCATTTTCCAGGACATGGATGTACCGCAGATTGTCACCCAGGTCCTCAAGGACCATGGCATCCAGGCCGACGCCTTTACCTTCAATATCACTCAGAGCCCCAAACGCGCCTATTGCACGCAGTACGACGAAAGCGACTTCGCGTTCATCCAGCGGCTATGCAGCGAAGACGGCATCGCCTGGCATCACCAGCACAGTGTCGATGGCCACCAATTGGTCTTCAGCGAAGACCAGACCTACTTTCCCAGGCTCGGTAGCACGCCTTATCAGCAAGGCAGCGGCCTGGTCGCGGACGAGCCGGTGGTCAGCCAGTTTTGCCACCGTGTCAGAACCCGCACCAGCGCGGTGACGCGCCGCGACTACGACCTGCAGCGCCCCAGTCGCTTGCTGCAAAGCTGCGCTAGCACCGAGTTCCGCCCTGCGCTGGAAGACTATCGCTATCCACTGCTGCTCGAAACGGAAAAGCGCGGCCAGCAACTCACCCGTCAGGCCCTTGAACGTCATCGTCATGACTACAACTTGGCCGAGGGCAAAAGCGATCAGCCCACGTTACGCAGCGGCCATTTTTTCACCCTCAGCGACCACCCGCGCGAACAGCACAACGACCTGTGGCTGTTGCTCAGCGTGACGCATGAAGGCAAGCAACCGCAGGTGCTTGAAGAGTCGATCAGCAGTAACAGCCAGGCCGCGGACGGCTTCACCCAAGGCTACCGCAACAGCTTCTGCGCCATTCCCTGGGACGCCATCTACCGACCTGCGCGGGTTCAACGTCCGTCCGTACTGGTCAGTCAAACCGCTCGTGTCACCGGACCGGAGGGTGAGGAAATCCATTGCGATGAGTACGGACGGGTGAAGGTCGAGTTCCATTGGGACCGCGCCGAACTGAACAGCGACAAGAGCAGTTGCTGGCTGCGGGTGTCATCCGCCTGGGCCGGTAAAGGTTTTGGCGCAATGGCGATTCCGCGCGTCGGCATGGAAGTGCTGGTGACCTTTCTGGAGGGCAACCCCGATCACCCGCTGATTACCGGCTGTGTGGCCAACAAGGTCACGGCGGTGCCCTATCCCTTGCCTGCCAACAAGACCCGGACCGTGCTGCGCAGCCGCAGCTCACCGAACAGTGGTGGCTTCAATGAGCTGTCGATTGAAGACCGCAGCGGCCAGGAGCAGATCTATCTGCGCGCCCAGCGCGATATGGAACAACGAATCGAGCACGACAGCCGCCTGGAGGTGGGCAACGAACGTCGAGAAACCATCAAGGGCAACAGCATTGCGGTGCTCGAAGCGCAAGACCAGCGAACCGTGGGTGCCGACCGCAAGGTCGAGCTCAAGGCCAATGACTACCTGCAGGTTGCCCACAGCAGCCATGCCCGTATCGGCCAGACGTTGGCGATTGAAGCCGGGCAACAAGCCCACCTCAAGGCAGGTGCGCAACTGATCCTCGATGCAGGCGTCGGCATCACCTTGAAAGTGGGTGGCCAGCATCTGGTCATATCGCCCGGCGGAATTTTCAGCAGCAGCCCGATTCAGCTTGGTGGTGCCCCTGCTGTGGGGGCTGCTGCCGCGCCCGTCCTGCCGGGAATGCTTGAGGCGCTGCCGACACCCGCGGCGTTGCCGCTGCCTACCGCGCCGCTTTATCAACAGCAGTCGAGGGCGGGCAAGCTTTTGCCGAGTGCTGGCTGCCAAATCGATGCGTCTGGCTGCTGCCCAATCCACGCCACAGGTAAGCGCGCATGA
- a CDS encoding serine/threonine-protein kinase: MNELHEGLREASDEALLDPTYFAFARSSNAAGNLVALENKPAAPLPELPQVLLGRYRLERLLGAGGMGAVYRARDLLHEQFGDPDPYIAIKLLSDTFLESPDASALLYSEFALTRRLHHPNVVRLHSFEVDTHCQRAFITMELMHGLTLDKLLCERPTGLPWHEVRDVALPLLDALAYSHTCGVLHGDLKPSNVMLSERGVRLFDFGLGKAEEGALPGLAQLSRSQINAWTPSYAAAELLEGGALSVRSDLYALGCVIYELVCGKHPFKRLPATQARDEGLDQTLTRPGGLPRQCWPALQKALSFDPCTRLSDVSQLRAALARPTSRLKGWLARCRL; this comes from the coding sequence GTGAACGAGCTCCATGAGGGGCTGAGGGAGGCCAGCGACGAAGCGTTGCTGGACCCGACGTACTTTGCGTTCGCCAGGTCCAGCAACGCGGCGGGCAATTTGGTGGCCCTCGAAAACAAGCCTGCAGCACCGCTGCCGGAGCTTCCGCAGGTGCTGCTGGGCCGTTATCGTCTTGAGCGTCTGCTGGGAGCGGGGGGGATGGGCGCTGTCTACCGGGCCCGGGATCTGCTGCATGAGCAATTCGGTGATCCCGATCCCTATATAGCGATCAAGCTGTTGAGCGATACCTTCCTTGAGTCGCCAGATGCCAGCGCTTTGCTCTACAGCGAATTTGCCCTGACTCGGCGCTTGCATCACCCGAACGTGGTCCGGCTGCACAGTTTCGAGGTGGACACCCATTGCCAGCGTGCCTTTATCACCATGGAGCTGATGCATGGCCTTACCTTGGACAAACTGCTCTGTGAACGCCCCACGGGGTTGCCGTGGCATGAAGTACGTGATGTGGCCTTGCCGTTGCTCGACGCCCTGGCTTACAGCCACACGTGCGGCGTACTGCATGGCGACCTGAAACCAAGCAACGTGATGCTCAGCGAGCGCGGCGTGCGACTGTTCGACTTCGGTCTTGGCAAAGCCGAGGAAGGCGCACTGCCTGGGTTGGCGCAATTGAGCCGCAGCCAAATCAACGCCTGGACACCCAGCTACGCCGCGGCAGAACTACTGGAGGGCGGTGCGCTGTCGGTCCGTAGTGATCTGTACGCGCTGGGCTGCGTGATCTATGAGCTGGTGTGCGGAAAGCACCCGTTCAAGCGCTTACCCGCCACCCAGGCTCGCGATGAAGGTCTGGACCAAACGCTGACCAGGCCCGGTGGCTTGCCGAGGCAGTGCTGGCCTGCGCTGCAAAAAGCGCTGAGTTTTGACCCGTGCACGCGCCTTTCTGATGTCTCCCAGCTACGCGCTGCATTGGCGCGACCGACGTCAAGGCTAAAGGGTTGGCTAGCGAGGTGTCGGCTATGA
- a CDS encoding SUMF1/EgtB/PvdO family nonheme iron enzyme, whose translation MPSRLLITTCTCLLLAGCQEQSLPHPKSQKLSVDKVAEIASTIEQKYPNLSAETRSKVLNTVVRSLDNMVFVEGGEFLMGDFGWPFDDDPTNLCDWPCGMDRNQMGNITMFGDDDLVHPVKLSSYYLSKFQTTIEGFDLFFTVHGKPVFNVERRKRKDLIDLHYPNLPAPAKSWQEAKDYCIWLGQLSGYPVDLPTEAQWEFAARNRGQKIIFPTDNGSLNYGRNFPEPHILDTFAVDKFPPNSLGIYNLSGNATDWVNDWYDKNYYHYSPIENPQGPDTGTQRVWRGTNMLEDPLLSASTVRRWGVEPVQGGHYAGIGFRCSIQSELAL comes from the coding sequence GTGCCAAGTCGGTTGTTGATCACCACCTGTACCTGCTTGCTATTGGCAGGTTGCCAGGAACAGTCGCTCCCCCACCCCAAAAGCCAGAAGCTCTCCGTCGATAAGGTGGCAGAAATCGCCTCGACCATTGAGCAAAAATACCCAAACCTTTCCGCCGAGACGCGCAGCAAAGTGCTCAATACTGTTGTGCGATCACTGGATAATATGGTGTTTGTTGAGGGTGGTGAATTTCTGATGGGGGATTTTGGGTGGCCATTTGATGACGACCCAACCAATTTATGTGACTGGCCCTGCGGAATGGATAGAAATCAGATGGGTAATATAACCATGTTCGGCGATGATGACCTTGTTCATCCAGTCAAACTGAGCAGCTACTACCTTTCGAAATTTCAGACAACTATTGAAGGCTTCGATTTATTCTTCACCGTTCATGGAAAGCCTGTTTTTAATGTTGAGCGACGCAAGCGAAAAGACTTGATTGACCTTCATTACCCCAATCTTCCAGCACCAGCAAAGAGCTGGCAAGAGGCGAAGGATTACTGTATATGGCTCGGGCAGCTCAGTGGCTATCCAGTCGATTTACCAACCGAGGCGCAATGGGAATTTGCAGCCCGTAATCGAGGACAAAAAATCATATTCCCCACTGACAATGGAAGCTTAAATTATGGAAGAAATTTCCCAGAACCCCATATCCTTGACACGTTCGCTGTAGATAAATTTCCGCCTAATTCTTTAGGTATTTACAATCTCTCAGGAAATGCAACGGACTGGGTCAATGATTGGTATGACAAAAATTACTATCATTATTCCCCTATCGAAAATCCCCAAGGCCCCGATACCGGAACACAGAGAGTATGGCGGGGTACGAACATGCTAGAGGACCCATTATTAAGCGCCAGTACTGTTCGACGCTGGGGCGTAGAACCGGTACAAGGTGGCCACTATGCAGGCATAGGTTTCCGCTGCTCAATCCAATCTGAACTCGCGTTGTGA
- a CDS encoding SUMF1/EgtB/PvdO family nonheme iron enzyme produces the protein MPRQFLLATCTLLLLAGCQGQSIPHPKSQKLAVDKVNEIASTIERKYPNLSIETRSKVLNTVVQSLDNMVFVEGGEFQMGDFGWPFDDDPHNLCEWPCGVHPSKMGRITMHGEDDFVHPVKLSSYSLSKFQTTIKDFDIFFISQSKPVFNAEDRKRKDIQFLHEPNHPAPTKEWQEAKDYCGWLGDLSGYQVDLPTEAQWEYAARNRGKHVVFPTDNGSLNYGRNFPEPKVKRVFPVDSFVANPLGIYNLSGNATDWVNDWYDKDYYRRSPVNNPQGPRTGRERIWRGANVLEDPLLSASTVRRWGVEPIQEDYYPSVGFRCAIQSAKSL, from the coding sequence GTGCCCAGACAGTTTTTATTAGCGACTTGTACCTTGCTGCTGCTGGCAGGTTGCCAGGGACAGTCGATCCCTCACCCCAAAAGCCAGAAACTCGCCGTCGACAAGGTGAACGAAATCGCCTCGACCATTGAGCGAAAATACCCAAACCTTTCCATTGAGACGCGCAGCAAAGTGCTCAACACTGTTGTGCAATCATTGGATAATATGGTGTTTGTTGAGGGCGGAGAGTTTCAAATGGGAGATTTTGGGTGGCCATTTGATGATGATCCACATAATTTATGTGAGTGGCCTTGTGGAGTACATCCCTCTAAAATGGGGCGAATAACTATGCACGGAGAGGACGACTTCGTTCACCCTGTAAAGCTCAGTAGCTACTCCCTATCTAAATTTCAAACGACCATAAAAGACTTTGACATCTTCTTTATCTCTCAATCCAAACCAGTGTTCAATGCAGAGGACAGGAAGCGTAAAGACATTCAATTTCTGCATGAACCGAACCATCCTGCCCCTACAAAAGAATGGCAAGAAGCCAAAGACTACTGTGGCTGGCTGGGTGATCTAAGTGGATATCAAGTCGATCTGCCGACAGAAGCACAATGGGAGTATGCCGCTAGAAATCGAGGCAAGCATGTAGTATTTCCCACCGATAATGGTAGCTTGAATTATGGAAGAAATTTCCCTGAGCCCAAGGTAAAACGCGTATTTCCAGTAGATAGCTTCGTTGCTAACCCTTTGGGCATTTACAACCTTTCTGGAAATGCAACAGACTGGGTTAATGATTGGTACGACAAGGATTATTACCGCCGCTCGCCTGTCAATAATCCTCAAGGGCCACGTACTGGTAGGGAACGAATATGGCGCGGCGCAAATGTCCTTGAAGACCCCCTATTAAGTGCCAGTACGGTCCGCCGCTGGGGTGTTGAGCCAATACAAGAGGACTACTACCCAAGCGTCGGCTTCCGCTGTGCAATACAATCAGCTAAGTCTCTTTAA
- a CDS encoding LysM domain-containing protein, whose amino-acid sequence MNRTYTVKNGDTLGAIAHKHGTTVADLQALNPSISDPNYIKPGWQLKLPGAPATVELPPPMHAHNTSSITVQGQPQCDEELVDVAHITGERDFFVLTEKQSKALKLEIDRVQTLMDALHQNLAEALPITQCKLPQDPNASCTCTRCVKDAWALKAQGAGLLMRQDRPRQASPAPLTTDKDFQGQLATLQQARDWYQRYSPSLVGATRLENNWQALQAKKVKQLDEEIAQLRGQLAAQIQAEPEDSSSNANGAVPDLKYGRGRVVESERGKKTTTGVSVVEIILFSDPSRRHFISIPYRETTTWNVRVSTQVMAGKPFSKQLAKDLITDIKEAVDSGRKAGPLGNLEFKLSSWSSAEDNLLNALHKEVSWTSDQSDASRYGVTAEAHALRFAASASAGVNSWDPKEGNIDVGVKGSAAFSLAEGSASLVRYFPSQGGYVASMSYRNALGQEVLHPMGVFRMSGKLELSCFVGANVQGEAGVKVQYKPTETSAGATALLGSPTMEVGTGGNIGVKADAFAGAQAGGALTGALEWVEPEKQGIGDIVVGQANASSSWVSLAEVKAEGNVAFGVGASGEFGISIDKNRLVVNCKGSMVLGPGAGGGFGAVVDFEQIGKLVLLFCNTLSAVDYRYLQGVAEEAFDYIATGLFQVASSPLTEVTRGFESGIGKMGQWWGKRVASKVEARNLADYILKNKIGRNMLVRGVSIPFGRLPPETLGPMIYVLVEGFADSFDERQEQALVILLSEIRRWRQFIEVLERCSSRGEKVNALDSLERINALLDGREQYLFNRFVENLAINRSAENFFKEAWSPSNAWRKEKILLTARKSGWFDGLV is encoded by the coding sequence ATGAACCGCACGTACACGGTCAAGAACGGCGACACCCTGGGCGCGATTGCGCACAAGCATGGCACCACCGTCGCGGACCTTCAGGCACTCAACCCATCAATCAGCGACCCCAACTATATCAAGCCCGGTTGGCAGCTAAAGCTTCCCGGCGCACCTGCAACCGTTGAACTGCCGCCACCCATGCACGCGCACAATACCAGTTCCATCACCGTGCAAGGGCAGCCACAGTGTGACGAGGAACTGGTTGATGTTGCCCACATCACCGGTGAGCGGGATTTTTTTGTGCTGACTGAAAAGCAGTCCAAAGCACTAAAGTTGGAAATCGACCGGGTGCAGACGCTGATGGATGCATTGCACCAGAACCTGGCCGAAGCGCTACCGATTACGCAATGCAAATTGCCGCAAGATCCCAATGCCTCTTGCACCTGCACCCGCTGCGTCAAGGATGCCTGGGCGCTCAAGGCCCAAGGCGCGGGGCTGCTGATGCGCCAGGACAGGCCGCGACAAGCCAGCCCTGCGCCTTTGACGACCGACAAAGACTTTCAAGGGCAACTGGCTACTCTCCAACAAGCGCGTGACTGGTACCAACGCTACTCGCCCAGCCTTGTCGGCGCGACGCGACTCGAAAACAACTGGCAGGCCTTGCAAGCAAAGAAGGTCAAGCAACTGGACGAGGAAATTGCCCAGTTACGAGGACAACTGGCAGCGCAGATTCAAGCTGAACCAGAAGACAGTTCAAGCAACGCCAATGGCGCCGTCCCAGACCTCAAATATGGCAGGGGCCGCGTTGTTGAAAGTGAGCGCGGCAAAAAAACCACGACTGGCGTCTCGGTGGTAGAAATCATCTTGTTCAGCGACCCCAGCCGTCGCCATTTCATCTCCATCCCCTACCGCGAAACGACTACTTGGAACGTTCGCGTCTCTACTCAGGTTATGGCGGGCAAGCCTTTCAGCAAACAACTGGCCAAAGACCTGATAACGGACATCAAAGAGGCCGTCGACAGTGGGCGAAAAGCCGGACCCCTGGGCAACCTTGAATTCAAACTCAGCAGTTGGAGCAGCGCTGAAGACAACCTGCTCAACGCCTTGCACAAAGAAGTGTCCTGGACGTCCGACCAAAGCGATGCCTCCCGCTATGGGGTAACCGCCGAAGCCCATGCTTTGCGCTTTGCCGCCAGCGCCAGCGCAGGTGTCAATAGCTGGGATCCTAAAGAAGGAAATATAGACGTCGGCGTAAAAGGCAGCGCGGCATTCTCCCTTGCTGAAGGGTCAGCATCACTGGTTCGCTATTTTCCGAGCCAGGGCGGGTACGTGGCGAGCATGTCTTATCGCAATGCCCTGGGCCAGGAAGTGCTTCATCCCATGGGGGTGTTTCGCATGAGCGGCAAGTTGGAACTGTCGTGTTTTGTCGGCGCCAATGTGCAAGGGGAAGCTGGGGTCAAGGTGCAGTACAAGCCTACCGAAACCTCAGCGGGTGCTACGGCACTGCTTGGCTCGCCGACGATGGAAGTGGGGACTGGCGGCAACATTGGCGTTAAAGCGGATGCGTTTGCTGGGGCGCAGGCGGGAGGGGCGTTGACTGGCGCTCTTGAGTGGGTTGAGCCGGAAAAGCAGGGGATAGGAGATATCGTAGTTGGGCAGGCGAATGCGAGTAGTAGTTGGGTGTCTTTGGCTGAGGTCAAGGCGGAAGGGAATGTTGCTTTTGGTGTTGGTGCTAGTGGTGAGTTTGGTATCAGTATTGATAAAAACCGCTTGGTAGTTAATTGCAAGGGATCCATGGTTCTGGGGCCTGGCGCGGGTGGCGGATTTGGTGCGGTTGTGGATTTTGAACAGATCGGAAAATTGGTATTGCTATTCTGCAATACTTTATCTGCGGTGGATTACAGGTATTTGCAAGGGGTCGCTGAAGAAGCATTTGACTATATAGCGACTGGGTTGTTTCAAGTGGCATCCTCGCCTCTCACTGAAGTCACTAGAGGTTTCGAAAGTGGCATTGGAAAAATGGGGCAGTGGTGGGGGAAACGTGTGGCATCAAAGGTTGAAGCAAGAAATTTAGCGGATTACATACTTAAAAATAAGATTGGTCGAAATATGTTAGTTAGAGGAGTATCTATTCCTTTTGGTCGACTTCCTCCCGAGACACTAGGTCCCATGATATATGTTTTGGTTGAAGGCTTTGCAGATAGCTTTGACGAGCGGCAAGAGCAGGCACTAGTTATTTTGCTCTCGGAGATTAGGCGCTGGAGGCAGTTTATTGAAGTGCTTGAGCGTTGCTCGTCTAGGGGTGAGAAAGTAAATGCGTTGGATAGTCTAGAAAGAATAAATGCGTTGTTGGATGGGCGAGAGCAGTATTTGTTCAATCGGTTCGTTGAGAACTTAGCGATAAATCGTTCAGCAGAAAATTTTTTCAAGGAAGCGTGGAGCCCAAGTAATGCATGGCGAAAGGAAAAAATATTATTGACGGCTCGTAAAAGTGGTTGGTTTGATGGCTTGGTGTAG
- a CDS encoding thiolase domain-containing protein, which produces MATDSVSIVAAAHSRFGRLTDATLEDLIVDVTRAALADADVAAAEIDALFLGHFNSGLVADGFPASLMLQADPALRFKPAARCENACASGAAAIQAGINAIRAGEAELVLVVGAEKMTANSTEQVTTALAGAGYQHDSDEAGLSFPQLFGLAAAHYEQRYQSPLSAMAAIAAKNHANAMSNPLAQMHKAMSFEHCNTVSPSNPYIAEPLRLTDCSLVSDGAAAIVLASSKRARQFRREVAIKSMVQVNDYLPLSRRDLLAFEGPQRAIRAAMDKAQVSLGELSFAEVHDCFTIAELLIYEAMGLAPQGQGQRALEEGIVQPGGKLPVNLSGGLKAKGHPVGATGVSMHALAFAQLTGKPIGLAAPNAEFGLLFNMGGMAVANYASVLQARRA; this is translated from the coding sequence ATGGCTACCGATTCTGTCAGCATCGTCGCTGCCGCCCATTCACGCTTTGGCCGCTTGACCGATGCCACGCTGGAAGACCTGATTGTCGATGTAACCCGTGCCGCCCTGGCTGACGCTGATGTGGCTGCCGCGGAAATTGATGCGCTGTTTCTCGGACACTTCAATTCGGGGCTGGTAGCCGATGGCTTTCCAGCGTCGCTGATGTTGCAGGCCGATCCCGCGTTGCGCTTTAAACCAGCTGCTCGCTGCGAAAATGCCTGCGCCTCTGGGGCGGCGGCGATTCAGGCGGGGATCAATGCCATTCGTGCCGGCGAAGCAGAGTTGGTGCTGGTGGTGGGTGCCGAGAAAATGACTGCCAATTCCACCGAGCAAGTCACCACGGCGTTGGCCGGGGCGGGCTACCAGCATGATAGCGATGAGGCTGGGCTGAGTTTTCCGCAATTGTTTGGCTTGGCGGCCGCTCATTATGAACAGCGCTATCAAAGCCCGCTGTCGGCGATGGCGGCCATCGCCGCGAAGAACCACGCCAATGCCATGAGCAACCCGTTGGCGCAGATGCACAAAGCGATGAGTTTTGAGCACTGCAACACTGTTTCGCCGAGCAATCCATACATTGCCGAGCCTCTGCGCCTGACCGATTGTTCGTTGGTGAGTGATGGCGCGGCGGCGATTGTGTTGGCGTCGAGCAAGCGTGCACGGCAGTTCCGTCGCGAGGTCGCGATCAAGAGCATGGTGCAGGTCAATGATTACCTGCCCTTGTCTCGCCGCGACTTGCTGGCCTTTGAAGGCCCGCAGCGGGCAATTCGTGCAGCGATGGACAAGGCACAGGTGAGCCTGGGCGAGTTGAGTTTCGCCGAGGTGCACGATTGTTTCACCATCGCCGAATTGCTGATTTATGAGGCCATGGGCTTGGCCCCACAAGGGCAAGGCCAGCGGGCGCTGGAGGAGGGTATTGTCCAGCCCGGTGGCAAGCTGCCGGTGAACCTGTCCGGCGGGCTCAAGGCCAAGGGGCATCCGGTGGGCGCAACAGGTGTATCGATGCATGCCTTGGCCTTTGCTCAATTGACAGGTAAGCCGATTGGCCTGGCGGCGCCGAATGCCGAGTTCGGGTTGCTGTTCAACATGGGTGGGATGGCAGTGGCCAACTACGCCTCGGTGCTTCAGGCACGGAGGGCGTAA
- a CDS encoding DUF3077 domain-containing protein — protein MDKNPRFGSVSNLKTVGVATFGEGERGEGVQRLFRVEPGHSAEFVFEQVSTLMACAQTLTLQAGLEEDATSAWAAHYLLGMAKALVDDLAHSLLAAT, from the coding sequence ATGGATAAGAATCCGCGATTCGGCAGTGTTTCGAATCTCAAGACAGTAGGTGTCGCAACCTTCGGTGAAGGCGAGCGCGGGGAAGGTGTACAGCGGTTGTTTCGGGTCGAGCCAGGGCACAGTGCGGAGTTTGTGTTCGAGCAGGTATCAACGTTGATGGCCTGTGCGCAAACGCTGACGTTGCAGGCTGGGCTGGAGGAGGATGCGACGAGCGCCTGGGCGGCGCATTATCTGCTGGGTATGGCCAAGGCGTTGGTCGACGACTTGGCGCACAGCTTGCTCGCCGCTACCTAA
- a CDS encoding LuxR C-terminal-related transcriptional regulator produces the protein MTDPARQLQDLERLAFQVSPAPQVITGNRRMLDLNEAFQSLFGYQRSDLLGELILKLYPSKADYQAIGERSLSWLRHAKNGAYSDERFMQHHNGEVFWARANGYTLTPDDPFQLMVWHFERMDRVFRPTVNLTAREREVSAHIVNGLTCKEIGRKLNISHRTVEVHRARLMKKLQAKNSAELVSRIIVLN, from the coding sequence ATGACCGACCCCGCCCGACAACTACAAGACCTTGAGCGCCTGGCGTTCCAGGTGTCGCCTGCGCCCCAGGTGATCACCGGCAACCGACGCATGCTCGACCTCAACGAGGCCTTCCAAAGCCTATTCGGCTACCAGCGCAGCGACCTGCTTGGCGAGCTCATTCTCAAGCTCTACCCCTCCAAAGCTGACTACCAGGCCATCGGCGAACGCAGCCTGAGCTGGCTGCGCCACGCCAAGAATGGCGCCTACTCGGACGAGCGATTCATGCAGCACCACAACGGCGAAGTCTTCTGGGCCCGGGCCAATGGCTACACCCTGACCCCGGACGACCCGTTCCAACTGATGGTGTGGCACTTTGAACGGATGGACCGCGTGTTTCGGCCCACCGTTAACCTCACGGCGAGGGAGCGGGAAGTTTCGGCGCACATCGTCAACGGCCTGACCTGCAAAGAGATCGGCCGTAAATTGAACATCTCCCACCGCACGGTGGAAGTGCATCGGGCAAGGCTGATGAAAAAGTTGCAGGCGAAGAACAGCGCGGAGTTGGTGTCGCGGATTATCGTTTTGAACTGA
- a CDS encoding DUF4123 domain-containing protein gives MIKSITSPFQTPAQPGVLCVILDASFDPDLHIHVEQAVALFDNTPYAALQQVGPVALLCSPDAASMHYANELLERADAGCVAYLENTQCFEQAVEHWQSLLTVSTDDAPMQLMRFFDPRWLEPLLRSLSETERLQFLGPLSAMAWRNELGWRHLPRPVAQSSPRQQAPGWLHVGRERQAKMDEQRLQVLAIRFAEDYRGVIDVPEPNAFVFRQLCAAQQAGYLQTAEQERWLRLALIKGDGFWCQFPHAQLLARDDLSLGDKLDTLEQI, from the coding sequence ATGATCAAATCCATCACATCGCCATTCCAGACGCCAGCGCAACCAGGTGTGTTGTGCGTCATCCTTGATGCCAGCTTTGACCCGGATCTGCACATCCATGTGGAGCAGGCTGTGGCGTTGTTCGACAACACCCCCTACGCAGCTCTGCAGCAAGTTGGGCCAGTCGCTTTGCTGTGCTCACCTGACGCTGCATCGATGCACTACGCCAACGAGCTGCTCGAGCGGGCTGACGCTGGCTGCGTGGCCTACCTGGAAAATACGCAGTGCTTTGAGCAGGCTGTCGAGCATTGGCAAAGCCTTCTTACCGTCAGCACTGACGACGCTCCGATGCAACTGATGCGCTTTTTTGACCCGCGCTGGCTGGAGCCTTTACTGCGTAGCCTGAGTGAAACCGAGCGGCTGCAATTCCTGGGGCCGCTCAGCGCCATGGCGTGGCGCAACGAGCTGGGCTGGCGCCATCTGCCGCGTCCTGTCGCTCAATCGAGTCCTCGGCAGCAAGCCCCGGGCTGGTTGCATGTGGGCCGTGAGCGCCAGGCAAAGATGGACGAGCAGCGCTTGCAAGTACTGGCCATCCGCTTTGCCGAGGACTATCGGGGGGTAATCGATGTGCCTGAGCCGAATGCCTTCGTCTTCCGGCAACTCTGTGCTGCACAGCAAGCAGGCTATTTGCAAACAGCCGAGCAGGAGCGGTGGTTGCGCCTGGCGCTGATCAAGGGCGATGGCTTCTGGTGTCAATTCCCGCATGCCCAATTACTCGCCCGGGATGATTTAAGCCTTGGCGACAAGCTGGACACGCTCGAGCAAATCTAA